In the genome of bacterium, the window CGCTGGCGCCGATAGTCGTCGATCCACCGAAGGAGCTTTGGGTATTGGCCGAGTTCGTGCAGCACGATCCTGGTGATGCCGGTGCGCTGCTCGAAGAGGACGCGCTCCCGGGCCACGATGTCCTCAGGAGTCCGGCCCTCCGGGAGGAACGCGACGACCTCTGCGTCCACGTCCTGCTGCCCGGCCATCTGCGCCGCGGCGACCCGGTGGTGGCCATCGGCGATGTAGTACTCGTGTCCCAGACGGTAGAGCAGCACCGGCGGCAGGACCTCACCGTGGTTGAGCGCCTCCATGAGACGGCGCACCCGCGAGGGGGTCAGTCCTCTGCCCGGACGCAGCCCATGGGGAAAGTATCGGGCGCGGCCGACGCTGCCGACGATCTCGTCCACGGGCACCTGGATCACCCCCAGGGGGCGGGTCGTCAGGGCCCCGTGAGCGCGCTGCGCCTCTTCGAACTCCTTGAACGTCGTCGACATCGCGGGAGCCTCCGGGTCAGCGGGCCGCTGGCGCGGGCACGTCGATTGGAAGGAGCACGGACCGAAACGCGTTGACGACCTGGGTCTGGCGAATCACGGTAATGCGTCCCGCCTTTGGCGAGTAGTCGAGATGCGTGTGACCGTGCACGAAGTACCGCGGCCGGAGCGAGTCGATCATCGCACGGAAGGCCTTAAAGCCGGTGTGGGAGACGTCCTGCCCGTCATGAATCCCGTACGGCGGTGCGTGCGTCAGCATGACGTCGACTCCGCGCGCGCGCCAGACCGCCGGGCGGGCGGCCTGCACCTTCCACCACATCTGCCACTCGGTGTACTGCACGCCCTCGCCATTGTACCAGTTCGAGCCTTCGAACCCCAGGATCCTGAGGCCGCAGACGGTCACCACGCGGCCGTGCACGTTCTCGCCGGGCAGGAGCGCGTCCCCGTGTCGGCCGTCGTGATTGCCGCGGACGTACAGCATCGGCACAGGGAACCGGTCGCCCAGAGCCTCGAGGTAATCGGCCGGCAGATCACCGCATGACAGGAGGAGGCGCACCTGCTGCAGGGACTCCGGGAGACGGTCCTCCAGCAGACGCTCGTCAACCTCGTCCCCCACGGCGAGGATGGCCACGCCCCCTACCGCCGCCCCCTGTGGGTTGGTCGCGATTGCCTTTCCCACCGCCCGCATGAACGGGGCCCGCTCAGGCGCGTCCGGGCAGCGAGACCTGGCTCCAGATCCTCATCAGCAGCACGACCATGGCGAGGAGATCCGCGAGGTCCAGGGCCGGGCTCCGAAGCACGCGCGCAAGCGCCAGGGCCGCCACCACCACGGCGACCGAAAGGGCCATCTTCCTCGCCCACCCCGCCAGCCGCTCCAACTCGCCGTCCGCGGGTCCGGAGAACCCGCCCGAGGCCGGGGCCCTCCCGGCTCGGGTGCGATCATAGGCGCGGCGGAGTTCGGGGTCGCCGAGCACCGTGTACGCTTCGTTGATCAACTTGGCGCGCTCGACGTCCCCCCCCAAATCTGGGTGTCCCCGCATCTCCCCCATGAGCGTGCGGTACGCCTTCTTGACCATCTCCTGGGACGCCCGCGGGTGCACCTGGAGGAGCTCGTAGTAATCGATCTCCGGACGGAAACGCATCGCT includes:
- a CDS encoding J domain-containing protein, with the protein product MRFRPEIDYYELLQVHPRASQEMVKKAYRTLMGEMRGHPDLGGDVERAKLINEAYTVLGDPELRRAYDRTRAGRAPASGGFSGPADGELERLAGWARKMALSVAVVVAALALARVLRSPALDLADLLAMVVLLMRIWSQVSLPGRA
- a CDS encoding ParB/RepB/Spo0J family partition protein, encoding MSTTFKEFEEAQRAHGALTTRPLGVIQVPVDEIVGSVGRARYFPHGLRPGRGLTPSRVRRLMEALNHGEVLPPVLLYRLGHEYYIADGHHRVAAAQMAGQQDVDAEVVAFLPEGRTPEDIVARERVLFEQRTGITRIVLHELGQYPKLLRWIDDYRRQR
- a CDS encoding metallophosphoesterase, whose protein sequence is MRAVGKAIATNPQGAAVGGVAILAVGDEVDERLLEDRLPESLQQVRLLLSCGDLPADYLEALGDRFPVPMLYVRGNHDGRHGDALLPGENVHGRVVTVCGLRILGFEGSNWYNGEGVQYTEWQMWWKVQAARPAVWRARGVDVMLTHAPPYGIHDGQDVSHTGFKAFRAMIDSLRPRYFVHGHTHLDYSPKAGRITVIRQTQVVNAFRSVLLPIDVPAPAAR